The Candidatus Stygibacter australis genome has a segment encoding these proteins:
- the argF gene encoding ornithine carbamoyltransferase has product MAFNLRNRNFLKLLDFSPKEIEYLIDLAQDLKKAKYAGVEQPRLEGKNIALIFEKASTRTRCAFEVAAHDQGAHVTYLGPSGSQIGYKETMKDTARVLGRMYDGIEYRGFGQSIVEELGEYAGVPVWNGLTTEFHPTQILADFLTAREHLKKPFNEMVFVYVGDGRNNMGNSLLVGGAKLGMDIRIVAPKEVQPEGNLVDTCQEIALETGAKITITSDIAKGVKDADVIYTDVWVSMGEPDEVWEQRLKLLLPYQVNRAMMNMTGKSDTLFMHCLPAFHNTDTTMGAKINEKFGVPEMEVSEEIFESEQSVVFDEAENRMHTIKAVMVATLGK; this is encoded by the coding sequence ACAGGAATTTTCTGAAGCTGCTTGACTTTAGTCCCAAGGAAATAGAGTATTTGATAGATCTGGCTCAGGATTTGAAGAAAGCCAAGTATGCTGGAGTAGAGCAGCCGCGTCTGGAAGGGAAAAATATCGCTTTGATATTTGAAAAAGCTTCTACCAGAACGCGTTGTGCCTTTGAAGTGGCAGCCCATGATCAGGGAGCGCACGTTACTTATCTGGGACCTTCAGGGAGTCAAATAGGTTATAAAGAGACCATGAAAGATACAGCAAGAGTTTTGGGCAGGATGTATGACGGGATAGAATATCGCGGGTTTGGTCAGTCAATAGTTGAAGAACTGGGAGAATATGCAGGAGTACCGGTATGGAATGGTTTAACCACAGAATTTCATCCTACACAGATCCTGGCAGATTTCCTTACAGCACGCGAACATCTAAAAAAGCCATTTAATGAGATGGTATTTGTATATGTAGGTGACGGTAGGAATAATATGGGAAACAGTCTTCTAGTAGGTGGAGCTAAGCTGGGAATGGATATACGGATAGTAGCACCCAAGGAAGTTCAACCTGAAGGTAACCTGGTGGACACATGTCAGGAGATAGCTTTGGAAACCGGAGCCAAGATCACGATAACCTCTGATATTGCCAAGGGTGTGAAAGATGCAGATGTTATCTACACTGATGTGTGGGTATCAATGGGTGAACCAGATGAAGTGTGGGAACAGCGTCTTAAGCTATTATTACCCTACCAGGTAAATAGGGCAATGATGAATATGACAGGCAAGTCAGATACATTATTTATGCACTGCCTGCCAGCTTTCCATAACACAGACACCACTATGGGAGCCAAGATCAATGAGAAGTTTGGTGTTCCTGAGATGGAAGTGAGTGAAGAGATATTTGAAAGTGAGCAATCAGTAGTCTTTGATGAGGCAGAAAATAGAATGCACACGATCAAAGCAGTAATGGTAGCTACTTTAGGTAAATAA
- a CDS encoding ABC transporter substrate-binding protein, whose protein sequence is MGKFKLVIIVILSIMIFSCGKAKPKLRIGLNADYPPFEFMQDQVLTGLDVEMANKLAESIGYDLEFIRMEFDELLPALLNNRIDLAISAITINPQRQQIVDFSIPYFSADQSLITVEDSPIKIDELTDIAAYKIGFQNGTTGQYFLQFNLVEKDILPWENLTAFDNNNQAISALMNDQIDLLILDDSAAKAFSNIKPLKIVHLIKTDDQYGIAMRKDYELKNDINTALRQIINSNYWTSLITKYLGN, encoded by the coding sequence ATGGGAAAATTTAAATTAGTTATTATCGTGATTTTAAGTATCATGATCTTTTCCTGCGGGAAAGCAAAACCAAAACTTAGAATTGGCTTAAATGCTGATTATCCACCTTTCGAATTCATGCAGGATCAGGTATTAACTGGTTTGGATGTAGAAATGGCTAATAAATTGGCAGAATCCATTGGTTATGATCTGGAATTTATCAGAATGGAATTTGATGAACTGCTGCCAGCATTACTTAATAATCGTATTGATCTGGCAATATCTGCTATCACTATCAATCCGCAGCGCCAGCAGATCGTTGATTTTTCCATACCCTATTTTTCTGCTGACCAGTCATTGATCACTGTCGAAGATAGTCCCATAAAAATCGATGAGTTAACAGATATTGCTGCCTATAAAATCGGATTTCAAAATGGTACTACTGGTCAATACTTCCTCCAATTCAATCTTGTGGAAAAGGATATCCTACCCTGGGAAAATCTCACAGCTTTTGATAATAATAATCAGGCGATTTCCGCTCTGATGAATGATCAAATTGACCTTTTGATACTTGATGATTCTGCAGCAAAAGCTTTCAGTAATATTAAACCTCTTAAAATTGTTCATTTGATAAAAACTGATGATCAATATGGTATTGCCATGAGAAAGGATTATGAACTTAAAAATGATATCAATACTGCGCTCAGGCAGATTATTAATTCAAACTATTGGACTTCCCTGATTACAAAGTATTTAGGAAATTAG